The following DNA comes from Triticum aestivum cultivar Chinese Spring chromosome 3D, IWGSC CS RefSeq v2.1, whole genome shotgun sequence.
GCTGAGGAACAGACAATAGGCTACGAGTAGCAGAAGGAACTCTAAGGACATTACGAAGATGGAGAGATTTTTGTTTATGAGTTAAAAGAGAGGCCTGAccaacatgtgatatgtgcatacctgctccactgGCGGTGTGAACCTGATCATGACCACGGTATGGCTCCTGAACCGAGAGTTTGCCCATCTCGCCCGTCAGATGATTCGTAGCGCCCGTGTCCATATACCAAGTCGGATCAATGGGATATGATGGTGTGTGGCCTGCTTGACGAGCAGGCTCGTGAGTggccaaggcagcttgtttctcgtTGCCTTGGCCATTGTTGCCGACGCCAAGGAAGTCCTGCTTGAAGCGGCGATGACAACGGGAAGCAACGTGACCTGGAATGTTGCACAGTTGGCAGGGGAGCTGAACGCCACATGAAGGGCAGCAAGCACACGAACGGCCACCCCCGgtcgggggggagggggcagcggcAGGCGACCGTGGAGCCTGTGAAGTCAGTGGTACTGATTTGCCCGCTGCAGATGACTTGAAGGGCTTCCCTTTTCCACGAGTGGCAGCGTTGGCAGCAATGAAATTCGGGTTGGTGCGGCGGGACTTGACGCGCTGTTCCGTGGCAAGGAGGCGGGCGTAGAGCTCACGGGGTTCAAGTGGAGTATCACGACCATTGATGTTCTCAGCAAGGTTATCATAGTCGTCGTCCAGGCCGTTCATGACGAAGGTGGTGAAATCCTCTTTGCGAAGCGGTTGACCAATGAAGGCCAATGTGTCTGCAAGACGCGTCATCTTGCCGAAGTAGTCGGTAATGCTGAGGTCAAGAAGCTTGGTCTCCCCCAGCTCCGTACGAAGAGTGTGAGCATGGGCCTGCTGCTGAGATGCGAAGCTGGTGTGAAGGGCAGACCACGCCTCCTGGGACGTGGCAGTGAAGAGGACCAAGGAGGACACCGCCTCGGTGAGCGACGACTGGATCGCCGAAAGGATGGCCTGATCCTGAGCCACCCACGCATGGTATGCCGGGTGATGTGGTGGAGGACACGGCAAGGAACCGTCGACGTAACCCTCCAGGTAGCGACTGCGGAGAAGTGGCAACACCTGTGCACGCCACGACAAATAATTGTCCGTCGTCAGCTTCACTGGGATTAGATGCACGAAGTAGAACGGCGCACTGGCCACGGCATGATCAGCAGGAGGAGGCGACGTGTGGTAGCTCATGTGGGATGAACCACCAGGTGCAGCCATGGCCGGAGGGTAGTAGCCGCCGTAGGGCAATGGCGGTGGCGGGGCCCTGTCCGACCCGGCGTTCGCGGCGCCAGGTGCAGCCGCATAGGGTTGCGGGTTTGAAGACGCGTAGGGCGCTGCTGTGACGGCGGCAGGAGGTGCAGCCGCAGCGGCCGCGTAGGGCGAGGCGCCATACGCCGCGTTATACGCGGCACCAGGTGCAGGCGGCGCCCCGTAGTGGCCCATCGACGGAGGAGCCGCCCCGTAGGGGCCGTAGGGCAGCGATCCGGCAGGGACAGGCGCCGCCCCGTAGGGGCCTGCTGGCGGCGGGGGAGCGGCCCCGTAGGGCCCGTAGGTCGCCGATCCCATCCAGGGACCAGCGTACGAAGGATCTCCCGGGACCAGCGGAGGCGCTACCGGTGACGGCGGCGGTGGCTGATCCGAGGAGGCGCCCACCATCGAGGACTGGCCGGTGTAGACCGAGACCAGGGGGCGCGAGGAGAGGAACGGCGATGCAGGTGCCGTGACAGGGGCcggcgcgacggcggcgacggagtTCGGTGCgatcgcggcggcggcagcagcggaaGACATAGGACCGGTTAGGGTTGATACCATGTAAGACTTAGGGTTTTGGGAAACTGCACGACACCCGTAAAGGatgtggctatctcatatatataagggGTACATCAAGGTGTACGATACAATATACAAGGCATATACAAAAGCTATATGTAAATACATTCTAACGTTCCCCACGCCCCGCAACTTCCCCTtcgtcctcgccgccgacccctccggccttctcctcctccaggccaaCCTGCGCTGCGCCCCGACCCGTGAAGTCATCAATCGCCCCGACCACCAGGGAGTCACCTGGAAACTCACCGACTCTCGCTACTTCGTGCTCGACACCACCACCGGCTCGTCGTTCCAGCTCCCCGACCCTGAGGCCACCATCATGCACCAGGCCCTCCTCGGCCTTTTGGCCTCCCCCGGGGGCGGCGGCCACTACATGGTCGCTGAGCTCCAGCCCATCTTCGGCAGCGACGAAGCCacgctcctctgcttctccacgGAGGTAGGAGAGTGGGTCGAGAAGCGCGTCCACTACCCGCTCCCGCCACGCCCGCTGGCTCCCATCTGCGTGGTCTCGCACCACGGGAGGCTCTGGTGGGTGGACCTCTCATGGGGCGTCATCACCTGCGACCCCTTCGCCGACGAGCCGGTCCTGGGCTTCGTTCCCTTCCCGCCGGGGAGGGTGCTCAGGTACAGGGAAGGTTGGGGAGTCACCGACAAGTTCCGTTACGTGGGGGTGAGCGGCGGCAAGCTGCGTTTCGTCGACATGTACATGCGTAAGCGTGCAGGTGCTGGTCGTGGCGGCGCTCACACTCCCACGGTAAGCGTGTGGACGCTGGGCGATCCAGACTCGAGGGAGTGGACGCTGGAGCAAGAGGCGAGCTTTACCGAGATCTGGGGCGATGAGAGCTACAAGGCGGCCGGGCTGCCGGAGAAGATGCCCACGGTCGCGCTCATTCACCCCAAGAACCCCGACGTGGTCTACTTCTTCCTCAAGGAGCACCTGTTTGGTGTTGACGTGCGTGCTCGCAAGGTGGTGGAGTGCCAGGTGTATGGTCTTGTTGCGCCGCCGAGCATCTGCTTGGCCAGCCGCTTCGTTCGGGCTTGGGAGCTGCCACGGGCGCTCTCCTCCTCAGGTAAATGCTTTGCTCTGCTGCCCATCATCATGTTTTAACATTTGCCCTCCCGAATTACTAGCTTTTACAGTAGTATTCTCAATTGTTACATGAGTAGCTTCAAAAAATACCTCTTTTCTGATTGATATTGTGTTTGTTTCATGTCTGTACACGACCATTTCGTGAATCATACGTGCTGCCCATATACGTACATGGCATTTCCACCATATACTGGTCTGAGATTATTTGTTAGTGTGAATGTGATGCATTTACCAACTTATCTTGCTAAGAGCATAGCTAACTCTACTGCATCTGGATATTTCTGATTGATATTGTGTTTGTTTCATTCATGCTCTCTACACGACCATTTCTAACTCTACTGCATCTGCATATTTCTGCACAAGCATGGCTTCTCTAGTTGTTCAGTATTCATCTGATAtattcaaatggttgatgcatgGACTACTTGAGGATCGGTGCTAATTAAGGCCATAGAGTGTGCAGTGTGCACTAATATTCTTCTTGGGGTCCCAAAAAATGATGAACATGTTGATAGTATCAATAATATCAACTTAATTGTAGAACTACTTTTACATGTGTACAATCCATGCTGAGGAACTAGTTATCTTGTCTTGACTAGgggtattgaattcatgctccagtcaactcatccaaaagtccgaactgatggagggaggtgggcaatatatttcaacactccccctcacgtctaggctattttagtccttagacATGGGATCGATGTAGGCCGCAGAATCGTTTTATTTAATATTGTGTTGGTAGGGTCTTGAattcaagacctcttggctctgataccatattgaattcatgttTGAGCTAACTCATTCAAAAATCTGAACTGATGAAGGAAgatgggcaatatatttcaacaaggGGAATTACCCGGACCTTTGTGTTAAAAAAAAGAATTACCCGGACCTTTGTGTTAAAAAAAAGAATTACCCGGACCTCTTACTGTGAATTTATGAATGAGTGAGAATAAGATTTTACTACTGTGCTCTATAACCGATAGTATTAGTATATACACTTACAGTCGAGAATGTATTAGTTAGATCAACCATTTCCACTTCCCAGTATATAAATTTAGTCATTTGGTTTATCCTTGAAGTTTGCTAGCAGTACCAAGTCTAGTGGGAAAAGTACAAAAATAATAATGCTACAGTACATTATGTATTTGATATCCAGATTTGTGTGACTAGCTAATACTGCTGCTTGTCTTTGAAGGGGAGTGGTCTAATGGCATCAGCTTGGCTGAGAGCGCTAATGCACGTCCATACCAGCCATCGGCAGGGGATTATCACTTGGTGGGGGGCTCCAGGATAGCATGCAAAGGATGAACTGGAGGTAGGAACATGAAGCAGCTAGTAGCTGTTTATGGGGCTAAGTCAGTTTGCCATGGCATTTGTGCTTGCGGAAACACTATGGAATAGTACTTGAGTTTTTATCATCTCCCCTTGGATGGAGCACTTGTACCGGAAGTGTGACTTGGGTGTGTGTGCGTCATCGATGGTTCCAGTCACCATTTGAACCGCATGCCGGGCTGTGATTCTCTCCAGTGATTTGCTCTGTGTTGAACTCCTTTTATGATCTCTCCAATGCATTTGAATTTTGAACTGCATTTGAACTCCTCTGTTTACTTCCCTGCATTTGCTCTGTGTTGCATCCAACATGTGATGTGTGCTCCCGTCAAACCCTGCCTGCGTGGCACGTATTCTCGCTTCTATTCGTCAACCCTGCCTAGCATGGTCTCTTTCACGAGACCTCTTTCAATGCATTAGTGCTTTAAAAATGTTTTTTAAGTGTATTAAAAATCTTGTTAACTAATCTTCTCAATGCATAGCTGCTTGGCTTTTGGAGCTAAGATTTCTTCATTTTGATTGTTTAGCAACTAGTAAACTACTTCATGCATTGTTTAGTATACATTTTGCATAGGTCCGCACGCTTGACATCGTCTCTTCCTGTGCTCGCCGAAGTGCTCTTTTTCCTCCTTAATTGCTTTGTCACATAACCTTTTAGTCCATGTAGCATTGTTAGCACCCGTACACCGTGAAGCATTGGAAAGGGTTTGACTCGCAAGTCCCACTTGAGCTCTAGAGTCTAATTCAACAATGATATTTGCACAGCCTCTTCAGCAAGTCCAGCCCTTTTTGCAATGCCACCTCCTCGGAACATGTAATCAAGCAGCAGGAAGAGCCAGTTACAGCCTCATCGTCAGGGCTGATTCTAGGCCATGGCAAGAAGTGCAACGGGCAAGGGCCAATCACAAGTAAGGACCCATTACATCTACTTACATAAATACGTCATCAAAATGTGTTTTGTAGAACATAACGTcaacactgataaaagaattgGCTTTGCTAACGGACTCTAGACCTCATGTCCTTCGACCTCACCAGCTTCAATGCCCACAACCTCCCCTTTGTTGAGTAAATTAGTAATTTTCTTATTAATCTAATTCAGAAATAAATTATGAACATAGCATTGACAATATTAATCCATGTAGACACGTACTAcgcatacatcaaatatatctgtGTAAACCGCAAGTATATCCAACACAAGAATATACAAGGAAGGGATAAACCGAAAATccgttttggaggccgagctccaatgaggccggtttttgaaaaaaattataactcatcaaaattcatatcttcacatttcaaaaaattctgaaaaaagtatatggatatatatggaggcataatgcacaagtgtgtaaattttcaggacgaaATACATTGAAATGAGGGTTCTGCAAAAAAAGATAAATCTTGGGCTTTTTTTTggatggtaatacgtgtctcatttatatcataaagaacaaagtacaagtcacgtaaagaccgacatgacaaaaccgaaaagatagcagaacatctctgagcttgacaccaacgcccgtcacctgcctccggtaccaccacagcagccaccgaagaaaagaatgacgaatcaccacctcacccgagctcgacgctgctccatcgctgatatgcagctatTTAACACAAGTGTGTAAAATATGGGGCTTTTTAACATATGATACTATTCAAATTTATCTCTTTTGTACAGATCGCATTTCAAGGTATTTCgtcctgaaattttacacacatacgcataacatccttgtttacttatacaaaaaatttcagatttttttgaaactgaaaagtttgagttttggttttattttatttttagaaaatagtgaaagctgaataaaactgttgcttattgatgatttggtgcggcatacaagagtatataagagggtacaaaccgacttggggtaggggtacaaaactgacttgggctagaagtcgtataccataatgactactctaacatccccccgcagtatcaacggcaggctcgatgacgttgagactgaaacagatatcttgaaacggcttagtaggcagtgccttggtgaaaatgtcagcaaactgacccgtagagggaacatgaagcacccgaacctgaccaagagcaaccttttcacgaacaaaatgaatatcaatctcaatatgctttgtgcgtcggtgttgaactggattgctggtcatgtagactgctgatatgttgtcacagtagacaatagtggcctgctcaataggcctatgtagctcggagagtaactgccgaatccagattgtatctgcaacggcatgtgccacagcgcgatactcagcctcggccgacgaacgtgagactgtaacctatcttttcgaagaccaagaaatcaaattgttaccaagaaaaacacaaaaaccgaaagtggaccttcgagtgtcaggacaaccagcccagtctgcatcagagtatgcggtaagcgagtttggagaagaattattgaggtggagaccatgattgagagttccttttaaataccgaagaatgcgtttaacatgattatagtgaggaacccggggatcatgcatatagagacatgcttgttgaacagcaaaagagatttcaggacgagtaatggtgagatattggagagcacctgttaggctacgatagagagtaggatcggaaaagggttcaccggtagccgaaagtttaaaactagtatcgacaggagtgcgagatgattgacagtcaagcataccagcacgattaagaagatcaagaatatactggcgttgggaaagaaaaaggctggaggaatctcgaacaacagcaatgcctaagaaatgatgaaggagtcctaggtcagtcatagaaaattcagatctaagaagagagacaatatgatgtaagaacttttgagaggaggcggtaagaatgatatcatctacatagagaagtaaataggcagtgtcagaagtttgatgatacacaaaaagagaggtgtcagagagagatggagtgaagcctattgtttgaatgaaggaggagaagcgttgaaaccaagctcgtggggcctgtttaagaccgtagagagatttctgaagaagaaatacatgagttggaaaggatggattttcaaaacccagaggttgctggcagtagacagtttcttgaagggaaccatgaaggaaagcatttttcacatcaagttggtgaatgggccatgaagaggagacagcaacactaagaacggtgcgaatggtgctaggtttaacaacaggagagaaggtttcttcgtaatcaattccttgttgctgagaaaagccacgacaaacccacctggctttatatcgtgagaggctcccatcggagtggaacttttggcgaaaaatccatttgccagaaacaatatttgtattgggaggacgaggaacaagttgccaggtgttgttttgaagtaaagcattatattcttcttgcatggcagcggcccaattgggatcaagtagagcagttttgtaattctttggaagagaagtgagagatacggaggtatgaaggtttaggcggtcttggggttgatgaaatcctgatttggtcctagtacgcatgcgatgatcattaatcggggctgctgtaggaatagcacgagggggtaaggtgggtactggtgagtccggcgcagcggaagagtcggacgaaggagtagggctgggtggtggagtgggagcagggctgggtggtggagtgagaggaggggccgggggtgttggggagggagcaggggtcgggggtgttggggacgtctcaGGTGGGatgagtgtatggttgggattggctatggtgggtgttaatggtggtggtgataagttgtgttcggcaggtaggggagtatatagttggaaaggacggggagagggggtgtttgcggagctaggggtgttggatggtgtagtagtgcgttgtgagaaaggaaaaatgtgctcagcaaacgtgacatgacgagagacatgaacgtgtccggtgtgaaggtcgagacagcgatagcctttgtgctcgtcagagaagccgaaaaaagcacatgggatagagcgtggtgacaatttatttgcagaagtggcgtaggcattgggaaaacagagacagccgaaaacacgaaccgcggagtagtcggggtgggaaagaaagagggaataatagggagtagtgttgggtttatttttagaaggtcgaatatttagaaggaaggtggccatgtgtagggcttcagcccaaaacttgggaggcatagatgattgaatgaggagagtgcgaactatatcattgagggtgcgaagagagcgttctgctttaccattttgaggggaggtgtagggacatgagaacctaagcaggatgccatgttgtaagaagaaagtacgatttttaatgttatcaaactcgcgaccattgtcacattggataaagcgaattgggaggaagaagtgaacacacacatagcgttgaaaattaaggaaaagagaatggacctcggatttgttgcgtagaggaaaagtccagacaaagtgggtgaaatcatctaggataacaaggtagtatttaaaacccgaaacacttgcaatgggagaggtccgtaaatcacaatgtattaattcaaagggataagtgctacaagaactagaggaactaaagggaacacgcacatgtttgcctaattgacaagactcgcaaaacacagaattatgagagtccctattacatggtatggtaaattcactaagcatagaagctaagacggcggggttgggatggcccaagcgacgatgccagagatcgacggaggccagcatggatgttggaggggtggcggcaggaac
Coding sequences within:
- the LOC123076232 gene encoding uncharacterized protein, yielding MWLSHIYKGYIKVYDTIYKAYTKAICKYILTFPTPRNFPFVLAADPSGLLLLQANLRCAPTREVINRPDHQGVTWKLTDSRYFVLDTTTGSSFQLPDPEATIMHQALLGLLASPGGGGHYMVAELQPIFGSDEATLLCFSTEVGEWVEKRVHYPLPPRPLAPICVVSHHGRLWWVDLSWGVITCDPFADEPVLGFVPFPPGRVLRYREGWGVTDKFRYVGVSGGKLRFVDMYMRKRAGAGRGGAHTPTVSVWTLGDPDSREWTLEQEASFTEIWGDESYKAAGLPEKMPTVALIHPKNPDVVYFFLKEHLFGVDVRARKVVECQVYGLVAPPSICLASRFVRAWELPRALSSSGEWSNGISLAESANARPYQPSAGDYHLVGGSRIACKG